A stretch of DNA from Agrobacterium cucumeris:
TTGGCGGGGGCCGGTGCGTCTGCCGCGAGCTTGCCGCGCGGGCCTGCCCGCCGGCGGGCGATGCGCCGCTCGAGAAGATTGGCGACATGGGTCAGCGACCAGCAGATGATGTAATAAACCAGCGCCAGAATGAGGAAGACCTGGAAAGGCTGTGTCAGGAGCTGGTTGTTCACCTGGTTCGCCGCAAAAGTCAGGTCCGGCACATTGATGACATAACCAAGCGTCGTGTCCTTGATGGTGGACACGAAAGTCGAAATGAGGCTCGGGATCATGTTGTAGAGCGCCTGCGGCAGGATGATATAGCGCATCGCGCTGAAATATCCGTGCCCCAGCGCCCGCGCCGCATCCATCTGTCCGGCCCCAAGCGATACGATGCCAGCGCGCACAACCTCGCTCATGAAAGCGCCCTGATAGATGACGAGCGTCGCCAGCATGGTAACGAAGCTCGGCACATCCGCCCCGGTCCACAGCGGAACGAGAAAATAGCTCCAGAGGATGAGCATCAGCAGCGGAACGCCACGGGTAAAATACACCACGGCGGTGACTGGCCAGCGCAGGAGCCGCCATTTCGACAGCCGCGCCAGCGCCATCAGGATGCTGACGGGAAAGGCGAGCGCGATGCTGAGCGCCGACAGGATGAGCGTGTTGGCAAGGCCGCCCAGTGGGCCGTTCGGATATTGGCCAATCAGCAGAAGCAGCCAGTAATCCTGCACGATTGCGATCATGTCATGGATCATGCCCGTGCCCTCCGCAGTGGATCGACACGCATGGAGATATAGGCTCCGAGACCCATGATCAGCAGCGAGAAGAACAGATAAAGCACGGTGGCGACCAGATAGACTTCAAACGTCCGGAAGCTCAGATTTTCGACTTCCTTGACCGCATGGGTGAGTTCCGGTGCGCCGATCAGGACGCCGAGGCTGCTGTTCTTGAACAGCGAGGTACTGTGGTTGATCAGCGGCGGCAGTGCGTTGCGAACGCCCTGCGGCATGATGACGAAACGCATGGCCGAGACATAGCTATGCCCGAGCGCACGCGCCGCTTCCATCTGGCCGGGATTGATGGAACGCACGCCGGAGCGCAGATCTTCGCTGAAATAGGCTGCCTGACAGAGGCCGAGACCGATAATGGCGAAGATCGCTTCGGCATTGTGGCTGGAAAGCCAGTTGGCCAATCCGCTTGGCAGCAGCGTGAAGACGCCGAAATACCACAGCATCAGCTGCACGAGTGTCGGAACGTTGCGGTGATAGGAAACATAGGCCGCCACCAGCGGATCACCGAAGCGGAAAGGTGACAGGCGAATGGCAAGCAGCACAATGGCCAGCGACATGGCGAGCAGCCATGAGCCGGCATAGATGATGAACGTCATCTGGATGCCATGCAAAAGCATCGAGACGTAGTCCGCATTGCTCAGGATTGCCCAGAGGTCAAAACCGCTCACGCGACTTTTCCTCCGGCTCCGCCCGCCGCGGCCTTATTTTCAGCCGGTCGACTTTCAATCGTCTGTGGCTTGGCAGTCTGCAGCCCGCCCATGACCTGAAGCGTCGGGGTAATTTCCATGTGGCCGATATTCATGGCCACGGGCGCAGCGATGGCAAAGGCAATCGCTTCAGCGATATCGGATGCCTGCGGCAGCTCGAAACCATCGATGAAGCGCTCGCGAATGCTCGGATCATCACCATGCACATGGTTGAAGATATCGGTTGCGACGCGGCCGGGGCAGATTTCCGTTACCCGCACGCGTTTGCCGAAAGCATCGATGCGCAGCTGGTTGGACAGCATCGCCACGCCCGCCTTGCTGGCATGATAGATGGAGTTGCCGCCGAAATTGTAATTGCCGGCGATGGAAGAGATGTTGATGACATGGCCACGATCGCGCGCCACCATGCCCGGTACTACCATGCGGCACAGATGCAGCACGGCGCGCAGGTTGACGTCGATCAGCAGATCGATATCGCTTTCATCCGCCTCCAGAAACTTCTTCGGACGATCGACGCCGGCATTGTTGACGAGGACATCGAATGCAACCTCACTGGTGAGCTTCGCAAGCGCCGGCCGGTCCGTCACATCAATGACGTGGGCAAAGCAGCCCGTGCGCTTCGCCAACTGATTAAGAGCATCCGCACTTCTGGCAACCGCATGGACTTCCAGCCCCTCACGGCAAAGGCGCTCGACAACGGCGGCGCCAAT
This window harbors:
- a CDS encoding amino acid ABC transporter permease, which gives rise to MIHDMIAIVQDYWLLLLIGQYPNGPLGGLANTLILSALSIALAFPVSILMALARLSKWRLLRWPVTAVVYFTRGVPLLMLILWSYFLVPLWTGADVPSFVTMLATLVIYQGAFMSEVVRAGIVSLGAGQMDAARALGHGYFSAMRYIILPQALYNMIPSLISTFVSTIKDTTLGYVINVPDLTFAANQVNNQLLTQPFQVFLILALVYYIICWSLTHVANLLERRIARRRAGPRGKLAADAPAPANIVTEQL
- a CDS encoding amino acid ABC transporter permease: MSGFDLWAILSNADYVSMLLHGIQMTFIIYAGSWLLAMSLAIVLLAIRLSPFRFGDPLVAAYVSYHRNVPTLVQLMLWYFGVFTLLPSGLANWLSSHNAEAIFAIIGLGLCQAAYFSEDLRSGVRSINPGQMEAARALGHSYVSAMRFVIMPQGVRNALPPLINHSTSLFKNSSLGVLIGAPELTHAVKEVENLSFRTFEVYLVATVLYLFFSLLIMGLGAYISMRVDPLRRARA
- a CDS encoding SDR family oxidoreductase, giving the protein MPFSDYKTALVTGASSGIGAAVVERLCREGLEVHAVARSADALNQLAKRTGCFAHVIDVTDRPALAKLTSEVAFDVLVNNAGVDRPKKFLEADESDIDLLIDVNLRAVLHLCRMVVPGMVARDRGHVINISSIAGNYNFGGNSIYHASKAGVAMLSNQLRIDAFGKRVRVTEICPGRVATDIFNHVHGDDPSIRERFIDGFELPQASDIAEAIAFAIAAPVAMNIGHMEITPTLQVMGGLQTAKPQTIESRPAENKAAAGGAGGKVA